A window of the Ogataea parapolymorpha DL-1 chromosome V, whole genome shotgun sequence genome harbors these coding sequences:
- a CDS encoding Syntaxin PEP12 encodes MSSFDAITLEEQPLYQDVPEFDDINRQISNTLLDVNNGLSNLNKNLNFLQDAIDKDQNAQKYHQNSSKLISRLFELFKSVSDDTRRLNQLDPSLLNKSQTFVKDKLNTSLKRALQDFNELQSLYTSLEKKMNEKSASLISHETEGGSEPSSREQQQQQQVVIEYEPLNAEEVEYQRALIEERERDIENISQGIEELNQIFHDLSNIVVEQGGLIDNIESNLYSTLHDTQRASKHLHKADRYQRNKRKLCFWLSVIVSVVFLFLVLIVVA; translated from the coding sequence ATGAGCTCGTTTGACGCTATCACTTTAGAAGAACAGCCGTTGTATCAGGATGTTCCCGAATTTGACGATATCAACCGCCAGATTAGCAACACTCTTCTCGATGTCAACAATGGTCTAAGCAACCTAAATAAGAACCTCAACTTTCTCCAGGATGCAATCGATAAAGATCAGAATGCGCAAAAGTACCATCAAAATTCTTCCAAGCTTATATCGCGGCTTtttgagctgttcaagAGTGTTTCGGATGACACGCGAAGACTGAATCAATTAGATCCTTCATTGCTCAATAAATCACAAACTTTTGTGAAAGATAAACTGAACACAAGTTTGAAGCGGGCTTTACAAGATTTCAACGAACTGCAATCACTCTACACCtctctggaaaaaaagatgAATGAGAAGAGCGCCAGTCTCATTTCACACGAAACAGAAGGCGGGTCAGAGCCATCGTCACgggaacagcagcagcagcagcaggttgTCATTGAGTACGAACCTTTGAATGCAGAGGAAGTTGAGTATCAACGGGCTCTTATCGAGGAAAGAGAACGAGACATCGAGAACATTTCGCAGGGAATAGAAGAGCTCAATCAAATATTCCACGATTTGTCGAATATAGTGGTCGAACAGGGTGGGTTGATAGATAACATCGAGTCCAATCTATACAGTACATTACATGATACCCAGCGCGCGTCGAAACACCTTCATAAGGCAGACCGCTACCAAAGGAACAAGCGGAAACTTTGCTTCTGGCTCTCGGTAATTGTGAGTGTGGTATTCCTGTTCCTAGTGCTAATCGTTGTGGCATAA
- a CDS encoding Sorting nexin-41 has translation MDYDEFSNDNNPFAGSNHFYSNGISTTIETGEPQDSDTSGASLGVQSLDSQPLVSHMPAQSSDSANVLITNYEVLRDFKNITTVFYKIEYMSNSVLRRYTDFVFLRSYLTKLFQTKVIPPIPEKHSLGRLIKNPFTYKSDTKIIYRRIRLLQYFLTELISDPEIKQAEVFVKFLDSSQRNWLQMVKSGHVASLSSKSVLLTSPRNPTIPNPYLVYLPVPPLGLAKKYDSSLNSRIFVPLEKKAKLLLQRVQGLEQTSKKLIKDFEKNRLAMVELGGFFNIFSILEDQQKHIEEFGNRIDLTFLNIEILTKSITVKIYEPLIILRLTLVAILHLLHYRKLKELQLSYLQEIIVKKQIRLRSLMERVTSEFKLNQVLHNNSVDSPSLNRAINELKIKKQKRKQLDESSLIIINEQLHKDDDDESFIRDHDNNSTLSKGNQGNWKTAIAGTSSSASSNKIHTRATSSHKSVSKLTPDELGSEMCTARLELSEKLTPCFTNLMLDVKYISLEVEKNVNHQLAKVIQRLHDIMSDWQTVVFSEFAHSCRKIWSNDTCLS, from the coding sequence ATGGATTACGATGAGTTTAGCAATGACAACAACCCATTTGCAGGCTCCAATCATTTTTACTCCAACGGAATAAGCACTACCATTGAAACCGGAGAGCCACAGGACAGCGACACGAGCGGAGCTAGTTTAGGAGTCCAATCTCTGGATAGCCAGCCTCTTGTCAGTCACATGCCAGCTCAAAGTTCAGACAGTGCAAATGTTCTGATCACAAATTATGAAGTCCTGCGagatttcaagaacatcacCACAGTATTTTACAAAATAGAATACATGTCCAACAGTGTATTGCGCCGCTACACAGATTTCGTCTTCCTTCGTTCTTATCTCACAAAACTCTTTCAAACGAAAGTCATACCGCCGATTCCCGAGAAACATTCTTTGGGGAGACTGATCAAGAATCCATTCACCTACAAATCAGACACAAAAATAATATACAGACGAATTCGACTACTTCAATACTTTCTCACGGAGCTGATATCCGATCCTGAGATTAAACAAGCGGAAGTTTTTGTCAAATTTCTGGATTCATCACAAAGAAATTGGCTTCAGATGGTAAAGTCTGGGCACGTTGCCAGTTTATCTTCGAAATCTGTGCTATTAACCTCACCAAGAAACCCGACCATACCCAATCCTTATCTAGTCTACCTACCGGTCCCGCCCCTTGGATTGGCCAAAAAGTACGATTCTAGTCTCAATTCACGGATTTTTGTACCAttggagaaaaaggcaAAGCTTTTGTTGCAGAGAGTCCAGGGTTTGGAACAAACAAGCAAAAAACTAATTAaggattttgaaaaaaacCGCCTAGCCATGGTTGAGCTTGGCGGTTTCTTCAATATCTTCAGCATTCTGgaagatcaacaaaaacacaTCGAAGAATTTGGAAACAGAATTGATTTAACCTTTTTGAATATTGAGATCCTAACAAAGTCTATCACAGTCAAGATCTACGAACCATTGATTATTTTGCGCCTCACATTAGTTGCCATTTTACATCTCCTTCATTATAGAAAACTGAAAGAGTTGCAATTATCGTATTTGCAAGAAATCATTGTCAAAAAACAGATCCGACTGAGGAGTTTGATGGAACGAGTGACATCAGAGTTCAAACTCAATCAAGTGTTGCACAATAATTCAGTCGATTCTCCAAGTCTGAACAGAGCAATAAATGAGTTGAAAATTAAAAAGCAGAAAcgcaaacagctggacgaATCGTCTCTTATCATAATCAACGAACAGCTGcacaaggacgacgacgatgaaaGCTTCATCAGAGACCATGATAACAATTCTACATTAAGCAAAGGCAATCAGGGGAACTGGAAAACAGCCATTGCAGGAACGTCATCATCTGCATCATCAAATAAGATTCACACGAGGGCCACGTCTAGCCACAAATCTGTCTCAAAATTAACCCCTGACGAACTAGGTTCTGAAATGTGTACAGCTCGTCTCGAGCTCAGCGAAAAGCTCACTCCATGTTTTACAAACCTTATGCTAGATGTGAAGTATATCAGTCTCGAGGTAGAAAAGAATGTCAACCATCAATTAGCCAAGGTGATTCAAAGATTGCACGATATCATGAGTGACTGGCAAACTGTGGTTTTCAGTGAGTTCGCACATAGCTGTCGCAAGATATGGAGCAATGATACATGTTTGAGTTGA
- a CDS encoding cytosolic iron-sulfur protein assembly protein 1 — protein MRSVKFRPTGPVPSLAIGSFDSTISIWSKEDEDWVLMAIIEGHENEVKSVDWSHDGLYLASCSRDKSIWIWEADDSNEEFECISVIQEHEQDVKNVSWHPTKNILCSSSYDDTCRVFKQDDYDEDEWVCVANCQGANGTVWCSDWEKKDTFRFANCSDDSLLRIWKKTSSDQEGTANGKLPSTLKSEEEWALEATLPKIHTMPVYGIAWNTNGLLASCGSDGRIVVYSEEEGEWKVLAVQELGHGVFEINCIKWWNENTLLTAGDDGAVNMWTLSI, from the coding sequence ATGAGAAGCGTGAAATTCAGGCCAACAGGACCCGTTCCATCATTGGCAATTGGATCTTTTGACTCCACAATCTCGATCTGGAGCAAGGAGGATGAAGACTGGGTCTTGATGGCAATAATTGAAGGTCACGAAAACGAAGTCAAGAGCGTTGACTGGTCGCACGATGGACTCTACCTGGCCTCATGTTCCAGGGATAAATCGATCTGGATTTGGGAAGCGGACGATAGTAATGAAGAGTTTGAGTGTATCAGCGTCATTCAAGAGCATGAACAGGACGTCAAGAACGTTTCGTGGCATCCGACCAAAAATATTCTGTGTTCCAGCTCGTATGACGATACTTGTCGTGTTTTCAAGCAagacgactacgacgaggatgaaTGGGTATGTGTGGCTAATTGCCAAGGTGCCAATGGAACAGTGTGGTGTTCCGATTGGGAGAAAAAGGATACATTCAGATTTGCCAATTGTAGCGACGATTCATTACTAAGAATATGGAAAAAGACTAGTTCAGACCAGGAGGGCACCGCCAACGGCAAACTACCTTCCACTCTCAAGTCCGAGGAGGAGTGGGCCTTAGAGGCCACTCTACCAAAGATCCACACAATGCCTGTGTACGGGATTGCATGGAATACGAATGGGTTGCTTGCCAGTTGTGGATCGGACGGCCGAATAGTCGTTTATTCGGAGGAGGAAGGCGAATGGAAGGTTCTTGCTGTTCAGGAGTTGGGACATGGCGTCTTTGAGATCAATTGTATAAAGTGGTGGAACGAGAATACGCTCCTGACCGCGGGCGACGATGGAGCGGTCAACATGTGGACGCTGAGCATATAG